A region of the Phyllopteryx taeniolatus isolate TA_2022b chromosome 9, UOR_Ptae_1.2, whole genome shotgun sequence genome:
GCGAGAGACAAGCGAGTTGGGaaagtgattgtgtgtgtgtgtgtgtgtgtgtgtgtgattttttttctctcttcattAAAGCTGTGTTTGGGGCCGGAGTGCTGATAGCTAGCTCCTCTGTCACCAGTGTTTAATGAAGACGAGACTGAGCTGGAGCAGAATATGtgctttttctttaaagaatatTATTGGCAGAGCATAATTGTGAATAATTCCCAACAGCATGAACACAGAGTACGCTATAGTGAAACACTGAGCAGTTTAGTAAATTTTGTTTTGGCTGAAAAGGGTGCTAGAAAGCATGTGATATCGCAAATAGTAATCTCTGACATCACAATGATCATCTCGCtaaggtaaaaaataaacaggtaTAAGCGTCATAGGATGGCATTATCATCATAGTATTGGGGCTCTAATCGCCAAGAGTAATTCTAGACTTGGTGATTGTTGAGGCAACCTGATTGGTCTCCATCCACTGGGTAGAATCTTGCAAGTGATAAAAGTCCACGAAGGCGAAACCTCGGCTTATACCTAGAGACAGCATTCAAATATAGACGGGAGGCGTGTTAGTGAGAAGGCTGTGGTGCAATGTTCAAACTCACAATGGGCGTGTCGTGTACAGTCCAATTAAAAATCAAGTGGAGGGGAAGAGAGGGCTTAACAACGTCAAGGGGGGGATTGAGGTGGAGTTGGCATATCACAGCATGTaatgtattaaaagaaaaacatgtagGGGTTTAAAATGGAACCTCCAAAGAACAAAATCAGTTTTGTTACACAAGAGGACTTGACCAGGTTGTTCTAatttcaatacatttccatagaaaaacatgtatataaacatacataaattGCCCTATTTTTGATAGTCATAAAGAAGAGTGTTTTACAGTAACATTCAATGATTCTCTGGTAATTTTCACGcaagtacagtggatataaaggcctacacactcctgttcacatgccaggtttttgtgatatttaaataaaataaataaaaaaaaaagaagaaaaaaagaaatttcacCAAGATGAATTATTTCTaaactttttccactattaatgaGACCTACAACGAGTGCAACTCAATGGAAACATACCTCTTTcaaggggaaaaataaaaaaacatacaatgaccTGGTAACATATATATACGCACACCTGCCAACTAATTAAACTAGACTTGCTTTATTGTCATTCAACAAACACACGGTCAGTGTAAATATTGGATGAAATTTCTGTTACATTGCACAGATGAGGGATTATTGTTATATATGGGTGTTTATATATGGCTGTTCAACAGTTTGATGGCCAGGTGGAAGAAACTGTCCCTGAATCTGGACATCTTGCTGCAGCGACTGTAGAACCTCCTACCAGAGGTCAGCATGAAAACAGATCAAACTAATACTTTCTTTAATTACAGCACTGATTTAGCAAATTTTGCCTACCGGTACTCTTCCTTGCAAAAAGGCTCCAAATCTGTCAAGATTGCGAGGGCATCTCTTGTGCACATTCTTCATATCACCTCACAGATGCGCCATCAAATTCAGGTCTAGACTCTTACCAGGCCATTCCAAAACATTAATCTTCTACTGGAGAAGCCATTATTTTGCTGATTAGATGTATGCTTCGGCTCACACATTGTAACCCTTAAAGATGAGTCCTCTTCATattttctagcagaagcctgcaGGTTTTATGCCAAGAATGACTGGTATTTGAAACTGTTTATAATCCCTTCCGccttgaatcagaatcatctttattttgccaagtatgtccaaaaaacacaaggaatttgtctccggtagttggagccgctctagtagaacaacagtcagtcaattgacggagaacacttttgaaatataaagacattgagaaaaacagccactgggcaataaagggttgcgagttatctggtaatgccggtacaagtttgtttttttgacaattgtgcaaaaagctgCAGAGCTTccctagcacttagagcagaaGGTAGCCCCCAAgcatgctgctgccaccaccatgcttcacttttggTATGATATTCTTTTGATGATGAGCAATGTTGTGTTTGAGCCTAACAAAGTACCTTTTGAGATTATGGCAAAACGTTcaaactttggtttcatcagaccataacacattttcccacatgcgtttgggagatttcaagtgtgtttttgcttggatgtttttctttgtaagataaggCTTCCGTCTTGCAACtctaacccatccatccattttctgtaccgctttattctcacaagggtcgctggcgtgctggagcctatcccagctgtctttgggcgagaggcgggatacaccctgaactggtcgccagccaattgcagggcacatataaacaaacaaccattcgcgcacacatacacacctaaggggaatttagagtttccaattaacctaccactcTAACCCATTGCCCAGAAATATGAAGACAGTAAATTGTTCTCACATTTACAAAACAGCCAGTAATTGCCAgtaattcctgcagctccttaaATGTTACTGTTGGCCTTTGGCAGCATTCCTGAAGTGTTCTTCTTGTCTTTTCCTCAATTTTGGATGGATGTCCAGTTCTTGGGAATATTATTTGTTGTGCCatagtttctccacttgatTATGAAAGTCATCATTGTGTTCCATTGGTATATTCAATGCCTtggaaattatttattattattattatttatttattatcttcCTCTGActaatacctttgaacaatgagagcTCTCTGACTAATACCTTCGAATAATGAGATCCCTCTGTGCTGTGGAAGCACTCTGCGAAGAATGTACtataagatgtgactacaaaaatgtcggTGAAAGTACTAGAACTTCTGAACTTGATTTggtgttaatcagaggcaccttAAATgcaatttaacatgagtttgaatacaactggttaattctgaacaaagcCACATCCCTCTTTATAagcgggtgtgcacacttgtaaaactacattatttcagttgtttatttttacttgcccactttaatggctttttttgtttttttcttaaagaatCAATTCAGTTGTACTGACAAGTCACATTCATGGCAgaaaaaactttgaaatgttttttctttgtctcagtttttatatcacaaaacctggcatttgaacagatgTATGTAAAGTTTTCTATATCCACTGTAATTAGCCATTATGCTTTCAGCTACATGGTATTTACAGTAGCAGATGgttgttaaaatgtatttatttaatcaatTTATTGCTCATACTGTACTGAGAAGTCAGACCCTCTGCTGTCGCACTCAAGTTCCattcgggaaaaaaaatattctaaaaacATTCCATATCGAATGTTTTTATAATCGATTATTCTACCGATTATTCCATCAATTAATCAAGATATTCGTGTAAAATTAATGTTGCTTTAAAGTTGattgcaaaatgattttttttaacaaatatcaCGAGAGGGAATGATGTACTCAACAAGCTTTTTGAAACGGAGAGATACTGCTACTAGTTTTGTATACAGTTCTGTGGGTGCTTCAGGTTCAATTACATGTCAATTACAGACTGTTCGTACTACAGctgcaaataactattttcacaatacattttattgactATAATTTTTTCCATACATTGATAATTTCAGTTACTGATTTGGtatgtaacatgtcagaaaatagggaaacatacattgttttccaaattaaaaGCAGATATTTGCAAATGTCCCAAAAGATAATCGGTCTGCTTTTATGAAGGACTAcggaaatcagagaatatttactggtgagaggctgaaatcagacaATTTGGAAAATGTTAAGTTCAACAATGGCGCTATACGATTAAACAACTCGTTTTGATCgttgattaatttttttattgattactTGTCGATAAATCAATTAATCGTGATACCTGTAGTTTTAACTCCCAAGTTTTATTTGGCCAGAACTCTCCCCTTCGGGACActcgactttggaggttccactgtgtgtaTACAGTTACCTTCAGTCTTGGTCACATCAGCACAGACAATTCAAGGAGAGTAAAAGGAGGGCGAGACAAGAGTTGTGAAGGTGAAAGCGGGACGCTTTACTGAGCACacacacgtcactcaccagtCCTTTTCTTCATCAAGCGGACGTCCACCGGCTGGGGACCCGGCAGCTGCTCCAGTGCTGAGCGGATCTGCAACATGGCAACAAGCAGGGAACAAAGACAGACGTTTAGTTAGTTGCGTTTCATAACCGTATCAACACTTGTTCAGACTTTAGACTCCAGAGTGTAAACAGATTGTTCTTCACATCCATCTGTACCACTTTCTATACCGCTAGTCCTTATTTGGGTGGGTCATGGTTGAGCTGGAGCACATGGTGGGGTCCAACttcgactggtcgccagccaaactcagggcacatgtagagtccagggtgtaccccgactcttgcccaaagtcagcttggataagCTCCAACTCATCCACAAACCTTAATGGGGACAAGctcgatagaaaatggatggatgtcagctAATTGTTGCTTTAGCCATATTATACTCAACACCATGGGACTATTACTGTTGTTTATATGGCTGTTGTTGTGCCTATTGTTCTCTTGTCCCTGCTTTGGCTGCTCAACCCCTCGACcctgttttctctctctaccCTCTTTTCATCCATCTCAAACCAACCAGCTGAGGCAGACGGTCACCCTACACAGCCTGAGTCCTGTTTGAGGTTTCCTCCTTTGAGGGAGATTTCTCTTCCCTCTACCCCAAGAGCTTGCTCATTTGGGGTTTAGTTGGTTTTATTATATGCATAGTGTACATTTATATAATGTTGGAACAAGTTCCATTTTCAGTCCTATagctttttcctctttgccatcactggtacccttctgtggtcacataatacattttaacgacacacaggaagtccaagaaaaaaacaaaacacacttgtggTGTTAATAGTTTAGATGCACACTGAGCTCAAGTCTAAAATATGCAGAGGTTTGAACGTACATCTTCCTCTGTGACCTGGAGAGAGAGACCTCTGAGCATGATCGTcttgttctcctcctcctcctcctcctcctctgctctGTTGTCGTGGTCTACATAGTCACCATCGTATTCCTCATCTGATCTATCACTGTTGTGGCGTTTTCGACCCCTctgaaggaaacaaacaaataaatatatcacAGAGGCAGTGAATAATGCAAGTTTCCCTCACCTCTCGATTGTCTCTGCAATCGTCAAAGCGATCTCTGGTTTTGTCATCCCCCCACTGCCGCTTGTAATCCCTCTCTGCATCACGACTTTGCCTGTCGCGCCAATGTGGATCATCTCTCGTGCCATCTGAACCATACCTTCCACTGCGTTCTCCCCGACTGGGCCTGAAATATAACCAAAGGTATGGCGAAACATGTCTCTGCTGCAAAGAATATTTAGAATATGATCATTGTTTGTGGTGCTATTATAGCAACGAGAGTATATTTTACCTTTTGTCAGCTCCCATACTTTATTTGACAGGAAAATGATTGACCAATAAACTGTAAGGGGAAAAATATATCTCTTGAAACAGTGGTTCTCTGCTTGAAAGAACAGCTTTTGAAAACATGTAAACCGTTTGGAtaaatttttaaacataactgcACACACtgacatgtttttgtgcttttcagAGCACCGTAATAAGAAATggtaatgaaattaaatgtcaaTTGCCCAAAACACAGCCATAAAATGTCACTTACATCTTGGCATTGGTCTCTTCTTTTTTAGGGAAATGTAACATCAAGTGTTTGTCCTAAATTGTGctgtaacatttttaaaagtctcAATTACTATAATACAAAAACACCAATGGCCTTTGTTATGTAAGAGGCTGGGAGTTGTATAGTTTTCTTTCAATCTGCACTGTTCTTCAAATGAGGATGCCGTAGTGCCAAAAGCTGGCCAGGACGTCAGTAGCCAGGGGCCGAGCTGCACAGTGTTTGTTTACAAAGCAGCCTTGTGGCGAGAGCGTGAAGCACTTAAAACTACCTGCCCCTTACCCAATATGTTCCTTGTGGGAACTCTGTATGGTCCAGAGGCGTACAGAATACAAGTACCTGTACTACCTCAAGTAATAATGTCTCTGCCATAGTCTATCACTATCCTAAACTAAAACAATccaatgacaaaaactaaacACGGCGGTAAATGAGCGTGCAGCGTGAATACGTCTTCTTACGTCTCTGCTAAAACTAGTGCATTGCGTACCGTTCATAACCTTGAAACATCGCATGTCGGTACCATTGTAAATTGAGCACCGCCTGTCATTATTTTACACCATGTCTGTGACTCACTAGTTAAGAGTTTCTGCCTCTAATGTGAAAAATAACCCATACGATGAATACATTGCTGGGAAGAGTTCCAAAGAATCGAAGCAGCAACTtgatcatttcatttttaacagCGTCAGCATTGTGCAACACTTCTAAGACCAAGAGAGCGCATGCTAGCGTGTCATTAGCCGAGGGAATAATCAACAAGACCCCACATTTTTAAGTTATAAGTCATACCGGTTAGGAGATAGGTCTGTAAGCTTGATAAAAAATATGATACATGTATATATGAAAGACACCCTCACATACCAATTTAATGGACCTTTATGCCTGGGAGTGCTCTTCAACGATGCTTCCGGTGTGAAGTCGAAAAGCTCTTCTACTACACTGCAGTGCACACGTTCACTGCCGCCATCTACCGGTCAGGAGGATACATAGCAATTAGATTCATAGCTCCTCACACAACGCAATGGCATTAAGCGTTTGTCAAAGCTCTGACATGTTTTAACTGATAATTCGACTGCTTTACAGTTTGTGTATTCCACGCAGGGGAAACGTCACTCGTGGTGTGCGCCACGTCAAGAAAGCAACCCTGACCGCTCACCAGAAAGGAAAGAAAGGTAGTCGGTTGGCTAATGTTAGCCTATCACTAGCATCGTATGTCATTTACGACGCTGGTTGCAAGCTTTATGCACCAGCCATGCTGTAGTTCACGGGTATATGATGATTAATAACCAACAAGAACTACAATTGATGTCTTTGTGTATGTGAACGCTTGGTGATGGTATCTCTTTGATGATTATTAACAGGCTGAATGGCTGAGCCAGAGCTCCTGCTGGACTCCAACATCCGACTCTGGGTGGTGTTGCCCATTGTCTTCATCACCTTTCTTGTCGGGGTCATACGTCACTATGTGTCCATTCTTCTTCAAAGTGACAAGAAGTTGACTTTAGAGCAGGTGTCAGACAGGTGAGGCTTTTCAAGCACTTCGAGGATAACAAACACCTGCTGTTCATTTCAATACAATACAGGACACATAAGAACAGAGTATCTGATATTCATGTTCATTGCAGCCAGGTCCTCATTCGGAGCAGAATCCTcagagaaaatggaaaatacatTCCTAAACAAGTATGTATTTTAGTATGTGTTGTACATAAAGTATTAACACACACCTGCATACCTGGGTATATCTAATGGTGTCAAACACTGTGCTTTTCCAAAGATAATAGTGCTCACATATAACAATATGCTGTGCAATATGGACAGATGACCAAACtatattttatgaccaattaatgcagaaattgaaaacatttgaaaggatacatactttttcctcccactgtaaatatttactgtacttatAGATATTTCGAGGTTACGGATGGAACACGAGCTAGTTTGCACAGCGACGTAAGAATATGTTAAGGCAGCAGAAAGTTACCAacatacttactgtttttccatttaattgttgtatatttatggtctagaagtgtttttcatccacatttactgtatttatgattTTACTACTGCATTGGCTTACATAGATTACACCGCGTTCTGACTTGTGTACAAATCCGGCCTGCGTGGCTGCCTTAAGAATGTAACTGTCGTAAACTTTTATACCAACGTATTgaaaacacctctcagtatgagTTAAGTTTCAAcctcccaaaaatatgtttttatttgtattttgggggAATACTATTCGTATTGTAACAGCCGTATTGAAAACACTTCTCAGTATGAGTTAAGTTTTAACCTCCCAACAatatcttttttatttgtattttgggggATACTATTTGTATTGCAACAGCCGTGTTTAACCAAAATACATTCCCCCCCCCTTGTCTTAGTCCTTCTTAATGAGGAAGTTCTACTTCAATAATCAAGAGGATGGATTcttcaagaaaacaaaaagaaaggtcGTTCCGCCCTCGCCAATGACTggtaattaaaagaaaatgttttaaccATAATTCAGAATGATTAtagagttttgttgttttacaattATTGTATCTAGTCTAAAATTAATTATTGTCTACAGTAGAACATAATTTGTTCCACACTCaagccatcataaaacctttattaactgacaaaatggatggatgaattatttatatatgttcATAACTACTATTTTAGAGGTGGTACCTCTGAGATTGAGTTTGTTAGTTTAGCTGAACTTTTACTATgaacatggggggggggaaagaagttTTCCCTTTAAACATGAGAATATATTGTTTAAGATGCTTATTGACTCTGGCAGATCCGAGCATGCTGACAGACATGATGAAAGGAAACGTGACCAACGTGCTTCCCATGATCTTGATCGGAGGCTGGATCAACTGGACCTTTTCGGGATTTGTAACAAGTaatgatttttaaattgtatacagtatgtgacactCTCACACATGACTATGTGTGTATTTTACTACAAGACGTGACGTTGTCTACAGTGAGCGCTCTGTGCTTCATTCATGCAGCTAAGGTCCCTTTCCCTCTCACTCTGCGCTTCAAACCCATGCTGCAACAAGGAATAGAACTGCTGTCACTGGATGCTTCCTGGTAAGCATTCATCATCAGCGATCAAGACATTTATTGTAATTGTCATTTGttctatgtgtgtgtttttgacaattcAGGGTTAGTTCAGCATCATGGTACTTCCTGAATGTCTTTGGACTGCGAAGCATGTACTCGTTAATCCTTGGCCAGGACAATGGTAATGCATCTACTTAGGTGAAAATCTTGTGTGTGGTGtcaaaatgtgatgtttttgtaatgtgctgCTATCCTCCAGGTGCAGATCAGTCAAGGATCATGCAGGAGCAGATGAGTGGGGCTGCCATGGCCATGCCTGCAGACACAAATAAAGCTTTCAAGGTATATACTAAGTTGTTATTTAATCTCCTAGAAAGTTTGATATTGCATCTTAAGGTGTTATCCAATTTAATGTAATGACCACACTCCTCCCCTAGGTTTAAATAATCTTTATACATAAATCTTTGTCATACCAGCACCTGACTCATTTTTCTTCGCCCCAAATGTTATGTTTTAGCTAAGACAATCACAGATAAGAACTGtaaattacacacaaaaaaacatgtttaaaaaaagcaattaaaaatgaataaaacaatagGAATTTCCtataatttaaacaaatgtagtggaacctccaaagaccccagaattgaatttaaaaataaataaaaaattcctagagaaaatatccatccatttaattTCTTTAGctcttgtccttattagggttgtaggtgaagcctatcccagctgacttttgggcaaGCGATtaggtacacccaggactggtcgctAGACCATCGCAGAGCACAAAGAGacaacacattcacacttacactCTCACTTATGGGCAACTTAGACTTAGCGACGTGGCTGAACACGACTGAGGTGGACCATGGAGAAAAAACAAGTTTGTGACTattgagatacgagctgtcattgggccaatttttttttactttgacatgCTATACTTTGAGATGCTATACTTTGACATATTTAAGATACAAGCTCTGTATGATGGCAGTGAATGCAACTCACttaataagcagcactttggctaatggtgaacaattcttttaaaaaaaaaaaaatgcttcaagcTGGTTGttaccactcccagttgaagtttggtATCAAACGAAATTAAAACaaggagaattacacattgtgtatttaaaacaacttcacacacacatagcTTAGCCGTTAGTCCGCTATCTTAATGGTAATATTGAACTAACGACCATGTCTTCATCCACTGTGAGGAGCTGAGATGAGCTCAGCCCCTATGAACAGTATATTTGTCCGTCTGTTTTTGGGGATGCtgtaacagattaatggcattgccATACatgtgtggtcatggaacaaattaaactcgtcgTGTCTCAAGTTACCActgtaatacaataataattacagGGTCAAACTACCAAACAGGTGTGAAAACAAGTTAATTCCTATTATGTTACATCTACTGTATAGTCTTCTCTTAACAGTTGTTGAGGCTGGTccttctttaaaaaagaaaaagaatagtTTGTTTCTCGCTGAACTGTGGTCCCATTAGGCAAGTTGAGGTCTGGCACAGTGTCATGCATGACAGTAGTTCAAACTCTAGGAGGGTTGGGGTGGTGCTTTCATGGGATGTTTCCTTCTTTCCAGGCGGAGTGGGAGGCCCTGGAACTGACTGACCATCAGTG
Encoded here:
- the emc3 gene encoding ER membrane protein complex subunit 3; its protein translation is MAEPELLLDSNIRLWVVLPIVFITFLVGVIRHYVSILLQSDKKLTLEQVSDSQVLIRSRILRENGKYIPKQSFLMRKFYFNNQEDGFFKKTKRKVVPPSPMTDPSMLTDMMKGNVTNVLPMILIGGWINWTFSGFVTTKVPFPLTLRFKPMLQQGIELLSLDASWVSSASWYFLNVFGLRSMYSLILGQDNGADQSRIMQEQMSGAAMAMPADTNKAFKAEWEALELTDHQWALESVEEDLMSMELDFDSMFSKELPTGIF